The genomic DNA TTTCCCTTGCCTGTTCGATCTATACTGGGAATAAAGAGGACATTAGGAATGGCTTTCACATGCTGATTAGTATATGGTATTCGCAATATTGCGGGGATTTACAAGGTGCAACCACCTTATCACAAGCTTCAAAGACCCATGGAATTAATCTTCCGGATGTCTTAGCTCGTCAACGTTCCAGATAAGAGGTGCGCCGTTGGCAGCCGCTATAGCATTGGCGATGCTGTCATCGAAAAATCCGAGTAGGATGTTACAGCAGAGCCAGATAGTTCGGGTCTGTAAGCCTCCTGCGGGTTTAGTCGGTCTTAGAAATCATTTGCACGACATTGACAGCCAACAGATGTAGAAATCGGCACGAGCTTGCGTGTTGGCTACCACGAGGTATCTCCAGGATTCGGATACTTCTAAAACCGAGATAGCAATCTTCGAATGCAGGGACTCTCCAAGCCCTCGCGGCAAGATATGAGCACATGTGTATAATTCCCGATTGCGGGGATGGTGCTGAGGGTGTAGTCAGCTTCCAATCCATTATATGCATAGATAACCTTATAGGCGGGGCACGGAGGACAGCCCTGGAGCTGCAGTGTCACCTTCTTGGTTGCGATGGTGCACGAAGGTGCACCAAAGCATTTGCTGATCAAGTGAGATTGACATGTCAGAGGCTCAAGAACGAGCGAGAATTTCAAAACTTATAAATATGCTGATGATCAAGGCAATTGGCGGATCTTCTTTTGTTTTACCTACGGTTGTAGCATTCAACTTTGCCCTAAACCAGTTATACCATGCAGTTCTTCAAACGCGCCCTCTTGCTCTTCGGAGCATTGCTCCCAGCTGCCCTCGGACATCCCATGGTGCAAGGGAGACACCGGTCTCCAGAGATGATCCCTGGAAGATACATCGTTACCTTCAAACACGGCTTAGATACGGCAAAGGTAGATGCGCACACTGCGTGGGCAACAGACCTGCACAAACGCCATCTCGAGCAACGTGATCAAACAAACGACGCCTCGATGCCTATTGGCATTCAGAAGAGTTACAGGTTCACCAGCTTTTCTGCGTATTATGGATCTTTCGATGATGCTACCATCGAGGAGATCCGGAAACATGAAGATGTCTGTCTAACACCAGTGCAAGCAGAGATACTACTGCTAATAATAAGCAGGTAGAGTATGTCGAACAAGACCAAATCTGGTACCTCGACGCCACCATCTCCCAGAACAACGCTCCCTGGGGCCTAGGCAGTATTTCTCATCGCGGCCAACCAAGCACAACCTACGTCTACGACGATAGCGCCGGCGAAGGCACCTTCGGCTATGTCGTGGACACAGGCATTAATGTTGACCACCGTGAATTCGGCGGCCGCGCCAGTCTTGCCTATAATGCTGTTGACAATTCTGACCATGTCGATACTGTTGGTCACGGAACGCATGTTGCGGGGACTATCGGTGGTGCTACCTTTGGGGTTGCTAAGAAGGCCAATCTTTTGTCTGTTAAGGTGTTTGCGGGAGAGTCTGGACGGACGTCAGATATCCTGGATGGTTTCAATTGGGCTGCTAATGATATCGCTACGAAGAGGCGGACTGGCAAGGCAGCTATCAATATGAGCTTAGGTGAGTTCTCATCTACCATTCAGGATGAAGGGAAATAGGCTAAATACACAGGCGGCGGATTCTCATTTGCCTTCAACCGCGCCGTCGAAAATGCATATGACTCCGGCGTTCTTTCCATCGTAGCCGCCGGTAACGAAAATGTACGATCCCCTTCCCCATTCATACAACTGCGTATGCTGACCGCACAGATGGACGCCCGCTTCACCAGCCCCGCCTCCGCCGAAAACGCTTTCACAGTAGCTGCCATCGACCGCAACAACTCCCGCGCGTCCTTCTCAAACTACGGCTCCGTAGTGGACATCTTCGCTCCGGGTGTCAACATTCTCTCCTCCTGGATCGGGAACGACACCGCCACCAATACGATCTCCGGAACATCAATGGCGACGCCGCATGTTGTCGGGCTGGCGATTTATGTAATGGGACTTGAGAATCTGGCTGATGCAAATGCGGTAAGTAAGCGGCTGAAGGAGCTGGGGACGAGGGATGTTGTGACGAGGACATCAGGGAGTCCGAATTTGTTGGCGTTCAATGGGGCTCAGGGGGGTGCGGGGACTGGGTCTGGGGATGGACATGGGcgtgttgatgaggatgatgaggatgaggatgagaacTGGGATTGGCCGTTTGAGATGAAGAGGGCTGTGAGGAGGTGGTGAGTGTATTTGGATTTTGGGTAGTTTTCTTGGTGTGCTTGGTGTTTTACATTTGTGGTTTTAGTTGTTGTTCAATGCAATCATAATGATGTTCTTCCATAATAACTAGCTTTTGAGGATTTAAAGATAACAAGttaatgatgatgatgagcttAGCAATACTTTACAAGGATATAAGACCTAGGGGGGATGACTTTCAGAATTCAGGGACTGAGAACTTCATACCAAGCAATTAACAACTACCGGTCATTGTCGGCCCATGCCATTGTGAGGCAGAAGTCTGCATTTCTCACGTTACGAGTCTCTGACGAGAAGATGCATTGGCTATGCTGTGATATTGCTAGGTTGAATCCATTGCAGATCCCCGAATAGAGTGATTGTTGAAGCAATACATACAAATTATTCGAGATAAAACAGAACAGAAAGGTAacaataaaaataaaaaccCATTACACGAACCACTACTAATTAATTAACATTCCTATAAGGTCGTTGAAGATGACTTATGAGtgatttcttgttttcttttcttctcttgcgTGCATAGCATAGTTTGGCTTCTAGTGGCGTTCAATGGTCTATTTAGCATGTGTCCAATTGTTTATGGAGTTACAAGTCAACGCATAATCATCAAATCCTGGGTTATCCCTATCCACCCTAGTCATTTCGTATGAGAGCTTCTGCACTACTCAGGATCCTACTTCCGGCCTACTAGTCACACACGGAACGTCTCAAGCAACCACGCGATACAAAAGAAGTAATCACAAGTAACCCATCCGCATGGCCGCCCCCAACGTAACCCCAGTGGTAGTCTCCAGCTTAGCCCCCGTCGAATACAAGACCTCCGCTATACAAATAGTCCCGAAATTCTCAGTCGCGTCCTGATAAATCAAATCCAAACCCTTTCCAAGCCATCGCTCAGTCGAAAGCCGTTCTTGATGTGCCGAGAAGCGTCGTACTTCAAAGTACCATTACGCAGAGCCGCCATTCCTGGCACATCATTCTCGAATAGCGTTTTACCATGGTTCTTCAGGTCAGACTTCGTCTCCGCACACCAGGATGGGGCTTTGGAGTGGAGATTGAAGGCTTCAAGGGAGGTCGAGTCGTTCTCGTTGCTAGTGTCGTTTCTAGGAATGTCGTCGGCACAGAACATTTTGTTGGACTTAATAGTGGAGTTAAAGAGATCGACGCGCTTGCTAAAGTTTTTCTCTTAGGTTGAGGACTGGCTCCTCGAGGAGGACTGAAGCTAGAGAAGGCGAGGGAAGCGAAGTCCATGAAAGCTTTGAAGAACATCTTGAAGACTGCTGTAGAGTATTTGGTTTAGCTTTTTAGTTGGAGAATCAAGATAAAGATTTtgttgttcggttcaatcAGACGGGGGGAGATCGCCTTTATAGCCAGTTCCATCGCAACGCCAAACTGTGTTAGTCTACGTGTTTGCCTGACCTTACCACACTACCCTTTCTTGCACCTCCTAACGTTTGCATGCTGCTATCTGCTTATCCCAGCCATACATCAGCGGTTACTGGAACGGCTATGGTGGTACCCAGCCGTTCGGGCGTTGGCGCTTAAGGCTTAGGAAACTATATCCTTTTTCGCGCCTGTATGGGATACCTCGTTTCTACCTTATGTCAACTGACTTTTGCTCGTTTGATTAGCTGTGCTCAAAATCCTGTACTCAGGGTAGCCTAATCGAAAGAGCAAACAGAGCGAAGAAGGCGGCTAGAAAAGCACATACAAGATATCCCGGGTTCACAGGCAAAGGAGCTGAAACGAAATCAATCCAGTATTGCAAATAACACATTACAGTAGTACCTTTAGGAAAATTGAAGCATAATAATgccaaagagaagaaggccCAGTCCCTTGAGCCCTAAGCGCCAACACCCGATGTGCTAGTACCACCACAAACCGTTTCAATAGCCACAAAAAAAACTCATATTATGCCTTACAATAGGCGAACACAACAATAAACACAGCATTGTGTTAAATCAGCTATAAAGGCAACGTCTGTATCAATTGAGTCAACAACGATTCATTCAGTCCTCATTCTCCAACCACACGAAACCAAACCAACCTCTACAACAACCTTGTTTAGAAGCAGTCTCTGCCACTCGCAAAAACGATTGTTAAAGCCTCCATGTTCCTGCTTGCGACCTTCTCTCTTGCCCCGGCTCTAGCCGCACCATCGGTCGAATCAGTATCGGCAATCAAACGAGCTTGACAACAACTTCTTCATCTCCTAAAGTATATCCAGAATGCCAAGACCAGCTCCACACCGACCCTAATACTATGTTCGAAGCAGACCCATTCCGAAAAGAAGTTCCCGAGTGGTTCACGAAAATGAAAGAGGGCCTCAGGAAAGGGGGAATGGGACGGCAGATGCGTATGGCGAACGTCAGACATTGGTGGAGAGAACATCAGGCACAATATCGAAAAGAAATTCGATATTTATATGAATATCATATATGGGAGGAAATatgggggaggaggatgaagcgGTGCGTGGGTTTTGTGTGCGTACACTTCAGAATTACGGGTCGAAGGGGTTGGAGTGTACCAAGGACGTGAAAGGGACTACTGTGATTCAGAGTGGAGTTGCTTCGTTGAAGTATGATAATATGGCGGTCTGATCTCTTGAGCTGGTTTATTGTTGATTGCTTTTCCATGTCAGAAGTCCAGAGCGGATGCTTTTGCTTGCCATCTGTCTCATATCATGGTACTGTTTACGAATTCTTGAATGCAATGGAATACATCGAATCTACTGAATGTGATTAAGGAGTGCAAAGTTCTCATTTTAATTACTTCATTACAAATCCTGAACCTCCTGTCCCAGGAAAGTCAAAATCAAGATAAACgagcgaagaagaaaggtATCCAACTAAAAAAAGGTAACCGAGATACATAAATGTGCCAGCACTTCCAAAGCGTATCACCTCATCCAGAAAGGCTGTCATCAAAAGAACGGAACGAAGAAacggaagaaaaaagagaacgCCGGTACAATCATTGAGTAACGCTCCTAGCAGAGAAGAAGTGCGAGTAGAACCGCGGTGTCCCCGGCACGGTGGGGGATTCTGGTGTCCGTGTCCCGTCGCTCAGGTTGTGCTTAGAGGAGCTGGCGGATGAGGCGTTCTT from Aspergillus chevalieri M1 DNA, chromosome 1, nearly complete sequence includes the following:
- the ALP1 gene encoding S8 family peptidase (COG:O;~EggNog:ENOG410PK08;~InterPro:IPR023828,IPR000209,IPR034193,IPR010259, IPR022398,IPR015500,IPR036852,IPR037045;~MEROPS:MER0000344;~PFAM:PF00082,PF05922;~SECRETED:SignalP(1-20);~go_function: GO:0004252 - serine-type endopeptidase activity [Evidence IEA];~go_function: GO:0008236 - serine-type peptidase activity [Evidence IEA];~go_process: GO:0006508 - proteolysis [Evidence IEA]) codes for the protein MQFFKRALLLFGALLPAALGHPMVQGRHRSPEMIPGRYIVTFKHGLDTAKVDAHTAWATDLHKRHLEQRDQTNDASMPIGIQKSYRFTSFSAYYGSFDDATIEEIRKHEDVEYVEQDQIWYLDATISQNNAPWGLGSISHRGQPSTTYVYDDSAGEGTFGYVVDTGINVDHREFGGRASLAYNAVDNSDHVDTVGHGTHVAGTIGGATFGVAKKANLLSVKVFAGESGRTSDILDGFNWAANDIATKRRTGKAAINMSLGGGFSFAFNRAVENAYDSGVLSIVAAGNENMDARFTSPASAENAFTVAAIDRNNSRASFSNYGSVVDIFAPGVNILSSWIGNDTATNTISGTSMATPHVVGLAIYVMGLENLADANAVSKRLKELGTRDVVTRTSGSPNLLAFNGAQGGAGTGSGDGHGRVDEDDEDEDENWDWPFEMKRAVRRW